A window of the Brassica napus cultivar Da-Ae chromosome C5, Da-Ae, whole genome shotgun sequence genome harbors these coding sequences:
- the LOC106415091 gene encoding putative lysine-specific demethylase JMJ16 has protein sequence MGTELMRVCMKEESDELPSVPPGFESYASFTLKRPLPDPGAAADKTKTPMESSVTEQANKMEEIESDELKAARSLRRRPWINYAGCDDDDTAPNNDNASPQNLDQKKPSLPKGVTRGCAECNDCQKVTARWHPDEARRPDLEDAPIFYPTEEEFEDTLSYIAKIRPKAEKYGICRIVPPPSWKPPCPLKEKQVWEGSKFTTRVQRVDKLQNRSSMKKILSNQMRRKKRKCMKTGVDAVTNGNASTQTSGFETFGFEPGPGFSLNDFKKYADEFKAQYFKKSETFCDKECRVGNSWEPGVEDVEGEYWRIVDKATEEIEVLYGADLETGVFGSGFPKLSSSSSDEKYAKSGWNLNNFSRLPGSLLKHEGSDISGVLVPWLYIGMCFSSFCWHVEDHHLYSLNYMHWGAPKLWYGVAGKDAVKLEDAMRKHLPDLFEEQPDLLHKLVTQLSPSKLKTAGVPVHRCVQHAGEFVLTFPRAYHAGFNCGFNCAEAVNVAPVDWLPHGQIAIELYCQQGRKTSISHDKLLLGAAREVVKADWELNLLKKNTIDNLRWKQFSGKDGILAKTLKARIDIERTRREFLCSSSLALKMHSNFDATNERECCICFFDLHLSAAGCRCSPEKYTCLTHVRQLCSCPLVSKYFLFRYDIDELNVLVEAVEGKLSAVYRWARQDLGLALSAHVSERKMEMDEEGKVHKDLSPQADVSLLLKDNEERSTPSQCMKPVKEETVNESSVLKDSVCQPPEGGMVSVAAAKPTSGKKNSRGSVSSSKHLRIIRERPTHVLALEAIGKTPAPNFEKQVTSLPDTRNTISSLPTNDQRAVREDVPSSVPHGEVNAVADDICNRVDISNQPTSSKSKISGGLAILDVVDGTRSKSSTPSNGTRSNSGTPTCSQNNSPDRIIRQKGPRIAKVVRRVKCKVEPLSYGCVLSGKSWCNRQAIFPKGFRSRVRYINILDPTNMSFYVSEILDAGRNSPLFMVYLEANPSEVFAHLSPTRCWEMVRERVNQEISKQHKAGRLDLPPLQPSGSPDGFEMFGYTSPAIIQAIEALDVNRVCTEYWDSRPYSRPQVQFPANPLPREANTSILLPAGTNSTLKVLLKKANMEELSSLQQVLSESNIDLVTELVKEELQNRR, from the exons ATGGGGACAGAGCTGATGCGAGTCTGTATGAAAGAAGAGAGTGATGAGTTACCATCTGTTCCTCCTGGCTTTGAATCATATGCTTCTTTCACTTTAAAAAGACCACTCCCTGACCCTGGTGCTGCTGCTGATAAAACCAAGACTCCAATGGAAAGTTCTGTAACCGAACAAGCTAATAAGATGGAGGAGATTGAATCCGATGAACTCAAAGCTGCTCGGTCTCTACGGCGTAGACCTTGGATCAACTATGCCGgatgtgatgatgatgacaCTGCACctaacaatgacaatgcctCTCCTCAAAATCTTGATCAa AAGAAGCCTTCTCTACCAAAGGGTGTGACCCGGGGATGTGCAGAATGTAATGACTGCCAGAAG GTAACTGCGAGATGGCATCCAGATGAAGCTCGTAGGCCCGACCTTGAAGACGCCCCTATATTCTACCCGACCGAAGAG GAGTTTGAAGACACTCTGAGTTATATAGCTAAAATAAGACCAAAGGCTGAAAAGTATGGAATCTGCCGCATTGTTCCTCCTCCTTCCTGGAAACCCCCTTGCCCTCTGAAGGAAAAGCAAGTATGGGAAGGCTCTAAATTCACCACGCGTGTGCAAAGAGTGGATAAGCTTCAGAACCGGAGTTCAATGAAGAAGATTCTTTCTAATCAAATGAGAAGGAAGAAAAGAAAGTGCATGAAGACGGGAGTGGATGCTGTCACCAACGGCAATGCAAGCACACAAACGAGTGGATTTGAGACGTTTGGGTTTGAACCTGGTCCAGGGTTCTCTCTAAACGACTTCAAAAAGTATGCTGATGAGTTCAAGGCTCAGTACTTTAAGAAGAGTGAAACTTTTTGTGATAAAGAGTGTAGAGTTGGTAACTCCTGGGAGCCAGGTGTTGAGGATGTTGAAGGTGAATATTGGCGTATAGTAGATAAAGCAACTGAAGAGATAGAG GTGCTATATGGTGCCGACCTTGAAACTGGGGTATTTGGTAGCGGATTCCCCAagttatcatcttcttcttcagacgAAAAATATGCAAAATCAGGCTGGAACCTAAATAATTTCTCAAGGCTTCCAGGATCCTTGCTTAAGCACGAGGGCAGTGATATCTCTGGTGTCCTTGTACCGTGGTTGTATATTGGGATGTGCTTTTCTTCTTTCTGCTGG CATGTTGAAGATCACCACTTGTATTCGTTAAATTACATGCACTGGGGTGCACCAAAACTGTGGTACGGTGTTGCGGGGAAGGACGCTGTTAAACTCGAGGACGCTATGAGAAAGCATCTGCCTGACCTTTTCGAAGAACAGCCTGATTTGCTTCATAAGCTA GTAACACAACTCTCCCCGTCAAAACTGAAAACGGCAGGAGTACCTGTGCACCGCTGCGTCCAGCACGCTGGAGAGTTTGTGTTGACGTTTCCCCGGGCGTACCACGCTGGATTTAACTGTGGTTTCAACTGTGCTGAAGCTGTGAATGTAGCGCCAGTTGACTGGCTACCTCATGGGCAGATTGCCATTGAGTTATACTGTCAACAGGGTAGGAAAACGTCCATCTCACACGATAAATTGCTGCTTGGGGCTGCAAGAGAAGTAGTGAAAGCCGACTGGGAGCTGAACTTACTGAAGAAAAATACTATTGACAACTTGAGGTGGAAACAGTTCAGCGGAAAGGATGGAATCTTGGCAAAAACACTCAAGGCACGCATTGACATTGAACGTACAAGAAGAGAGTTTCTATGCAGCTCTTCGCTTGCATTGAAGATGCATAGTAATTTTGATGCTACCAACGAGAGAGAGTGCTGTATCTGCTTCTTTGACTTGCACCTTTCCGCTGCTGGCTGCCGTTGTTCTCCAGAGAAGTATACGTGTTTGACTCATGTGAGGCAGCTGTGTTCCTGTCCGTTGGTTAGtaaatattttctgtttcgCTATGATATCGATGAGCTGAATGTTCTCGTTGAGGCTGTGGAAGGGAAACTTAGCGCTGTGTATAGATGGGCGCGTCAGGACTTAGGATTGGCTTTGAGTGCACACGTGTCGGAAAGAAAGATGGAGATGGATGAAGAAGGGAAAGTGCACAAGGACTTGAGTCCACAAGCAGATGTTAGTTTACTTCTGAAAGACAATGAGGAGAGATCAACACCAAGCCAATGTATGAAGCCTGTCAAAGAAGAAACTGTTAATGAGTCTTCTGTTCTAAAAGATTCAGTTTGCCAACCACCTGAAGGAGGAATGGTCTCTGTGGCAGCTGCTAAGCCCACTAGTGGTAAAAAGAATTCGCGAGGTTCAGTTTCTTCTAGCAAGCATTTGAGAATAATACGAGAGAGACCAACCCACGTTTTAGCGTTGGAAGCAATTGGTAAAACCCCTGCTCCAAATTTCGAAAAGCAAGTAACTTCTTTGCCTGATACACGGAACACTATATCATCATTGCCTACTAATGACCAAAGAGCAGTGAGAGAGGATGTACCGAGTTCTGTACCGCATGGAGAAGTTAATGCCGTAGCTGATGATATATGTAATAGAGTGGACATTAGCAATCAACCTACTAGCAGTAAATCCAAAATCTCTGGAGGTTTGGCTATACTGGATGTGGTTGATGGGACAAGAAGTAAATCAAGTACACCATCTAATGGGACAAGAAGTAACTCAGGTACACCGACTTGCTCGCAAAACAATAGTCCGGATAGGATCATCCGCCAAAAGGGTCCACGTATAGCAAAAGTTGTGAGGAGAGTTAAATGCAAAGTAGAGCCTTTAAGTTATGGATGTGTGCTCTCTGGAAAATCATGGTGCAACCGCCAAGCTATTTTTCCCAAAG GGTTTCGAAGCCGGGTTAGGTACATAAATATATTGGATCCAACGAACATGAGCTTTTACGTGTCAGAGATTCTTGATGCTGGACGCAATAGTCCCTTGTTCATG GTTTACTTGGAAGCTAATCCGAGTGAGGTGTTTGCTCACTTGTCGCCTACAAGATGCTGGGAGATGGTGAGAGAAAGAGTAAACCAAGAGATAAGTAAGCAACACAAAGCTGGTAGATTAGATCTTCCTCCTCTACAGCCTTCTGGGAGCCCTGACGGTTTTGAAATGTTTGGATACACGTCACCCGCAATCATACAG GCTATTGAAGCATTAGATGTGAATCGAGTTTGCACAGAGTATTGGGACTCTAGGCCTTATTCGAGGCCACAAGTTCAGTTCCCTGCAAATCCTCTTCCCAGAGAAGCCAACACAAGCATCCTATTGCCTGCTGGAACAAATTCTACTCTCAAAGTTCTGCTGAAGAAAGCTAACATGGAGGAACTAAGCTCACTTCAGCAGGTTTTAAGCGAGTCTAACATAGATTTGGTGACAGAACTTGTGAAGGAAGAGCTCCAGAATCGCCGCTGA
- the LOC106415092 gene encoding low-specificity L-threonine aldolase 1: MVMRIVDLRSDTVTRPTDAMREAMASAEVDDDVLGYDPTARRLEEEMAKMMGKEAALFVPSGTMGNLICVMVHCDVRGSEVILGDTCHIHVYENGGISTIGGVHPKTIRNEEDGTMDLVAIEAAIRDPKGSTFYPSTRLICLENTHANSGGRCLSAEYTDRVGEIAKRHGLKLHVDGARIFNASIALDVPVHRLVKAADSVSVCLSKGLGAPIGSVIVGSQSFIEKAKTLRKTLGGGMRQIGVLCAAALVALQENLPKLQSDHKKTKLLAEGLNKMKGIRVNVAAMETNMIFMDMEDGSRLTAEKLRKSLTEHGILVIPENSSRIRMVIHHQITTSDVHYTLSCLQQAVQTIQEPCQN; the protein is encoded by the exons ATGGTGATGAGAATCGTGGATCTACGTTCAGACACCGTGACAAGACCCACTGATGCAATGCGCGAAGCAATGGCTAGTGCAGAGGTGGACGATGACGTCCTCGGCTACGACCCAACGGCTCGACGTCTTGAAGAGGAGATGGCTAAGATGATGGGGAAAGAAGCGGCTCTGTTCGTGCCATCTGGTACGATGGGGAACCTGATATGCGTTATGGTTCACTGCGACGTAAGAGGCAGCGAGGTGATTCTTGGTGACACTTGTCACATCCATGTGTACGAGAACGGAGGGATATCGACAATAGGTGGAGTGCATCCCAAGACAATCAGGAATGAAGAAGATGGGACAATGGACTTGGTGGCTATAGAAGCAGCTATTAGAGATCCTAAAGGAAGCACGTTTTATCCATCAACAAGGTTGATTTGTTTGGAGAACACACATGCCAA CTCTGGTGGGAGATGTTTGAGTGCGGAGTACACTGATAGAGTTGGAGAGATTGCCAAGAGACATGGATTGAAGCTTCATGTCGATGGAGCTCGCATTTTTAATGCTTCCATT GCACTAGATGTTCCAGTCCATAGGCTTGTGAAGGCTGCTGACTCTGTTTCG GTGTGTCTCTCTAAAGGTCTTGGAGCTCCGATAGGATCTGTAATCGTTGGTTCACAGAGTTTCATAGAAAAGGCCAAAACGTTAAGGAAAACATTAGGTGGAGGAATGCGACAGATAGGTGTCCTGTGTGCAGCCGCTTTGGTCGCACTCCAAGAGAACCTCCCAAAGCTACAATCTGACCACAAGAAGACAAAGTTGTTAGCTG AAGGGTTGAACAAAATGAAAGGGATTAGAGTAAACGTTGCAGCCATGGAGACTAACATG ATATTCATGGATATGGAGGATGGCTCAAGACTGACCGCTGAAAAACTCCGCAAGAGTCTAACGGAGCATGGCATTCTCGTCATCCCGGAAAACTCTTCACG AATCAGAATGGTTATACACCACCAGATAACAACAAGTGATGTGCATTACACATTGTCTTGCTTACAA CAAGCAGTGCAGACGATTCAGGAACCATGCCAGAACTAA
- the LOC111198164 gene encoding uncharacterized protein LOC111198164 — translation MMASAISNAFRYPPPQIGHRSSNTTLRAPKSPSFVRLLPRRVLQSRIVIRAASSAAAGNPQSDGDFNPYEVLGVNPIEGFDKIKQTYQRKLKEAQRSGDEATAALLEKAYDKLMYSQLMNRKKGVTFGSFKVSKDIRYADKQPLIPWGPRYSKSPKNDMLINLAISAAFSAWIAIQRSVEYKPLQFMSFVFVYRIFEKLKSFEGPSTPTYNEEGEENGRGLKMGKRLLRSLSLVFGSILVASLAYTGMLNVIEYMGSSIPIALYNNQELIITASSALMLYVMASYYR, via the exons ATGATGGCTTCCGCAATTTCCAACGCGTTTCGTTACCCTCCTCCTCAAATTGGTCATCGGAGTTCCAATACTACTCTTCGAGCTCCCAAGTCGCCGTCTTTCGTCAG GCTTCTTCCTAGAAGGGTGTTGCAGAGCAGGATTGTGATACGTGCTGCTTCGTCTGCTGCTGCTGGAAACCCACAGTCTGATGGTGACTTTAACCCATATGAG GTTCTTGGTGTTAACCCTATTGAGGGCTTCGACAAGATCAAGCAAACTTATCAAAGAAAACTTAAAGAAGCTCAGAGGAGTGGTGATGAAGCCACTGCTGCTCTA CTTGAGAAAGCATATGATAAGCTCATGTATTCCCAGTTAATGAATAGGAAAAAAGGTGTGACTTTCGGTTCCTTTAAG GTTTCCAAGGACATTAGATACGCTGATAAGCAGCCTTTAATACCATGGGGTCCAAG GTATTCCAAGTCCCCCAAGAACGATATGTTGATCAACCTAGCAATATCAGCTGCGTTC agtgCATGGATTGCCATCCAACGTAGTGTTGAGTACAAACCGCTGCAGTTCATGTCCTTTGTGTTCGTTTACagaatttttgagaaattgAAATCCTTTGAAGGCCCTTCAACTCCAACATATAAC GAGGAAGGCGAAGAAAATGGACGGGGATTGAAAATGGGAAAGAGGCTTCTTCGGTCTCTTTCATTAGTTTTCGGCTCTATACTTGTTGCATCCTTG GCATACACTGGGATGTTAAATGTCATAGAGTACATGGGCAGCTCCATACCCATTGCACTCTACAATAACCAG GAACTTATAATCACTGCTTCATCGGCTTTGATGCTCTATGTCATGGCGTCATATTACAGATAA
- the LOC106415678 gene encoding phosphoenolpyruvate carboxylase kinase 1 gives MTYSQTLGHNNNNNEKYQICEEIGRGRFGTVTRVYAPATGEFYACKTIEKSSLTDDLDRACIDNEPKIMALLSFHPNIVQIHDLVDTDSTLSIYMELVDPSVSIYDRLVSSGTFSESQTASFAKQILQGLAHCHRYGVVHRDIKPENILVDLRNDAVKICDFGSGVWLGEGETTEGVVGTPYYVAPEVLMGYSYGEKVDLWSVGVVLYTMLAGSPPFYGDTAEEIFEAVLRGNLRFPPKVFRGVSSMAKDFLRKMICKDASRRFSAEQALRHPWIQRAGEAEERFI, from the exons ATGACTTACAGCCAAACACTCggacacaacaacaacaacaacgaaaAGTACCAGATCTGCGAAGAGATCGGTCGCGGACGCTTCGGCACCGTGACTCGCGTCTACGCTCCGGCCACCGGCGAGTTCTACGCCTGCAAAACCATCGAGAAGAGCTCTCTCACCGACGATCTCGACCGCGCGTGCATCGACAACGAGCCTAAGATCATGGCCCTCTTGTCATTTCACCCGAACATCGTCCAAATCCACGATCTGGTCGACACGGACTCAACTCTCTCCATCTACATGGAGCTGGTCGATCCCTCCGTCTCGATCTACGACCGTTTAGTTTCCTCCGGGACCTTCTCCGAGTCCCAAACGGCGTCGTTCGCGAAACAGATCCTCCAGGGTCTCGCGCATTGCCACCGATACGGCGTCGTTCACAGGGACATTAAACCGGAGAATATTCTGGTGGATCTTAGGAACGATGCGGTTAAGATCTGCGATTTCGGGTCTGGGGTTTGGTTGGGTGAGGGCGAGACTACGGAAGGTGTGGTGGGGACGCCGTATTACGTGGCGCCTGAGGTTCTGATGGGTTATTCGTACGGGGAGAAGGTTGATCTGTGGAGTGTGGGAGTTGTTTTGTACACGATGCTCGCTGGATCTCCGCCTTTTTACGGGGACACGGCGGAGGAGATTTTCGAGGCTGTGCTCAGAGGGAACTTGAGATTTCCGCCGAAGGTGTTCAGGGGAGTTTCGTCGATGGCGAAAGATTTCTTGAGGAAGATGATATGTAAGGATGCTTCTCGAAGATTCTCAGCCGAACAAGCTCTCC GACACCCATGGATTCAAAGAGCAGGAGAAGCAGAGGAGAGATTCATCTAA